The sequence CTTTGAAAAATTTTCAGCGACACTCGCCCACGCATCTTTGCGTTCGGTATCAACCCCGGTCGATTTGGCGGCGGCTTGACTGGCATCGCTTTTACTGACCCAATTGCCTTACAAAAATACTTAGGCATTGAGCACGACCTGAAGGGCCAGCGCGAACCCTCGTCAATCTTCATCTATGACTTCATTGAAAGTGTAGGAGGCGCAGCAGAATTCTACTCAAAATTCTACTTTACTTCACTCTCGCCAATTGGCTTCTTGAAAGATGGCAAAAACTTCAACTTCTACGATGATGCTGCCTTTGCCAGCGCACTCAAACCGTTCATC is a genomic window of [Chlorobium] sp. 445 containing:
- a CDS encoding DUF4918 domain-containing protein, producing the protein MFSDTRPRIFAFGINPGRFGGGLTGIAFTDPIALQKYLGIEHDLKGQREPSSIFIYDFIESVGGAAEFYSKFYFTSLSPIGFLKDGKNFNFYDDAAFASALKPFILENLRAQLNFGSNRRIAICLGTGEIYKFFRALNHSEHLFEDILPIEHPRFIMQYKRSRLQHYLLKYQETFEAALKAATSN